TCAGCAACCTGCTGCTCGACCCACTCATCCAAAGTCATCGGCGTGATGCCATCCTTGCCCACGCGCACAGTCTGGCCATCGGCCTCGTAGGCGCGCGGCGCGCCATCCACCAGGCGGAACACCGTTCGCGCCCGGGCGGTGATGTCGGGAATAGCAGTCGGGCGCAGACCGCGCTTCGTCGCCGTGGTGATGACACCCTGGTCAATCTGAATGGCGGTGAGGCGCGCATTCAGCGAGTCACGCTCGGAAGTGACAGCAGCGAATTGCTTATCCCATTCGGTCTTCGCAGTCTTGAGCCGGCCTTCGACAACCTTGTCCACCTCGCCGCCCTTGAGCTGCTGCGCTTCCTCGAGCCGTTGCTTCTCCTCGGCGAGCTTGCGCACCTGCTCAGGATCGATGCCCTCAAAGCGTTTCTTCTGTTCGGCGAGCTGGTTGCTGAGCGCGATGTTGTTGGCGCGGAACTCATCCAGCTTGGATTTGTCCGCCGCACCATCCACGTCCAGCAGCCAAGCACCATCACGCTCCACATAGAGCGCTTGCTGCTCCGCCGGGATTTCATCTTTCGATTTGAACTTGAATTTTAGTGCCATAAATCAATCACGCAGCTAAGGCGCTACCGTTGGGCGCGCCGTTGGTTTTGCCATCTGCCATTTGCGATTGGCCATTCGTGCCATTCGCTAAAGTCTTCTTCGCGTCTTCGCGCCTTTGCTGTTCAATCAGCGCCGCCTCTTCGGTATTCGTCCTGCCCTCAGGCAGGACCTCACCACGGCGGAAAAGGTCATACATGCTGTCCTGGCTGATCGCACCTGCCTGCCAAGCTGCGACGATGGCTTGAATGTCCTGGCTCGCCAGACCCTTCGTGCTGAAATCAGTGTTGAGCGTCATCAGCACCTGCTCGCCTTTCACGTCGTCCGGCAGTTCCTCGGTCGAGTTCCACCAATAAACCCAGCGCAGAACCTGCGTCAGCGACTCGCTTACACTCAACGCCACGTTGCCGAGAATGCTGTATTCCCCAGCCTGCCTGAGCTCGATCGCAGTCGCGGTCTCACCGACCTTCTTCATGTCCTCCAGCATCCGGGAGCCCAGGATCGACATGAGCCGCTCATCACGGTCCATCGCGCGCTCGAAAGTCGTCAGCCCCTGACCGGTGAACTCCAGGAACCCAGCAGTGGCACCCGGCGTCTCCGATACCCAGGCCGTGCTCGAGCCAATCCGCAGCGAAGCACCCTTATCGAACCCGCTCACCCAGGCCGTGGGCAGCGCGGTGAAATGGAGCCCATGCTTGAAGTCAGCGTTGAGACGGTAATGGTCCAGGTTCACCGCGATGATGTCCTCCAGCGGACCACGCTCCACATCCGGCCGCGAATGCCGCGACCCGTGGAACACAAACGGAATCAGCGGCAGCGGCTTGCCCAGCCTCAACGGCGTCCTCGTTTCGATCAACTGCCACTCAACCTTGGCGCCCCTGCGCTGCGTTTTCTTCGGCTGCCAAAGCTCAACCTGGCAGTGGTAGTCCCGCTTGCCAGCAAGATCTGCCGACTCGCCGGGCACCAGCTTCAGGACACGCATCTGATCCACGAGCTGCAGCGTAAATCCATCATCATCCGGGCCGGGCTGGGCGACGGCATGTTCCTTCAGCACGATCAGCGTCGGCACGTTGCGGCCATTTACCCGCTCCACCCGCCAATTGATGACCTGCTCGGCGCGGTAGAAGACCACATACGCCCGCTGCTCGACTTCGTCCTCCCAGTCCACCAACGAGCCGGCGCGACCAAGTCCGATCACATCACCCACGACCATCTTCGCGTAGCCGGTCAGGGTGGTGCCCAGCATATCCGCGTCGTTCTGGAACTCCGCCATCGCCCGGCCCACGCCGGCGCCATCGTTCGGCAGCTTCAAAAAGGGCGGACGCCGGAACATCAAACCGAGGTAAGCCTCAGAGGTGCGCGCGCTGGCGTTGAAGTATGAAGCCCGCTTCACATAGGCCGAGAACTCCTCATCCGTCATCGAGTCCAGCCGAGGCAGATACTTCTCCCCGCCAGCCTTGACGGCATCTTCGCCGGCAAGGACATCACGCGCGCGGGACCATTCCACGGCCCCGGCGTCGTAATCAGGATGAGTCGCATTTACGGCCATCGGCGGAACGATAGCACCTACTTTTGGCCGTTTTCCCGCCGCCGCAAATCACTCGTGCATTATCGCGCACCAAGACACCTTTGGGATGCCTGGTCGGGCAAAAAATTCTTCAGAAATCCGTTGACGCCTTTTCGGTGGAGGCGCGAGCATGCTGCAAATCGTTTGTTTTTCAGATCCTTGGCGACTCATGCCCGCGCAGACGCAAATCGGAAAGACAGTGCTCCGCCTTGTGACCGGCGATATCGCCGACCAGGACACCGATGCGGTAGTCACCGCGGCGCACTATCGCCTGAACAAGGGCGCCGGCACTGACGGCACGATCCACACCAAAGGTGGCCCCAAGATCTATGAGGAGTGCCGCCGCATCGGCGGTTGCCCCATCGGCGGTGCGGTTATCACGACCGGCGGCAACCTCAAAGCCCGTCACGTCATTCATGCCGTCGGCCCGGTATGGCGAGGCGGCGACGAAGACGAGCCCGAGACATTAGCGAGCGCGTACCGCCGAAGTCTGCAGGTGGCGGTTGAGAACGGGTTACACAGCATCTCGATCCCATCTATTTCTACCGGGGCGTTTGGTTACCCATTGCGCCTCGCAGCTCCAGTTGCGCTAAAGACAATAATGGACTTTCTGGAGAAGGAGCCGCACGACCTTCAGGAGGTCCGGGTCGTGCTCTACACCCGAGAGCAGGACACAGCCTACGAGCTGTTTGCACAGGAGCTTGCGCGGGTACTTTCCCATAGGGCGTCGGCAGTCAAGAACTCCACACCACCCCCCAAGTGAGCATCTTCCCAGTCA
The nucleotide sequence above comes from Candidatus Paceibacterota bacterium. Encoded proteins:
- a CDS encoding DUF4055 domain-containing protein — encoded protein: MAVNATHPDYDAGAVEWSRARDVLAGEDAVKAGGEKYLPRLDSMTDEEFSAYVKRASYFNASARTSEAYLGLMFRRPPFLKLPNDGAGVGRAMAEFQNDADMLGTTLTGYAKMVVGDVIGLGRAGSLVDWEDEVEQRAYVVFYRAEQVINWRVERVNGRNVPTLIVLKEHAVAQPGPDDDGFTLQLVDQMRVLKLVPGESADLAGKRDYHCQVELWQPKKTQRRGAKVEWQLIETRTPLRLGKPLPLIPFVFHGSRHSRPDVERGPLEDIIAVNLDHYRLNADFKHGLHFTALPTAWVSGFDKGASLRIGSSTAWVSETPGATAGFLEFTGQGLTTFERAMDRDERLMSILGSRMLEDMKKVGETATAIELRQAGEYSILGNVALSVSESLTQVLRWVYWWNSTEELPDDVKGEQVLMTLNTDFSTKGLASQDIQAIVAAWQAGAISQDSMYDLFRRGEVLPEGRTNTEEAALIEQQRREDAKKTLANGTNGQSQMADGKTNGAPNGSALAA
- a CDS encoding macro domain-containing protein; amino-acid sequence: MPAQTQIGKTVLRLVTGDIADQDTDAVVTAAHYRLNKGAGTDGTIHTKGGPKIYEECRRIGGCPIGGAVITTGGNLKARHVIHAVGPVWRGGDEDEPETLASAYRRSLQVAVENGLHSISIPSISTGAFGYPLRLAAPVALKTIMDFLEKEPHDLQEVRVVLYTREQDTAYELFAQELARVLSHRASAVKNSTPPPK